One genomic region from Chthonomonas calidirosea T49 encodes:
- a CDS encoding metal-dependent transcriptional regulator: protein METQSHLPGQSVEDYLKAIYNMEFEGLSANTADLASRLNVSAPAVSKMLRRLTELQLVEHTPYHAIQLTERGRKVALEIIRHHRLLERYLVDALGYSWEEVHAEAERLEHHISEDFESRIDDLLGHPTTCPHGAPIPSRNLMVTPSTGRPLSEMAIPGRYIVDQVVDEDPVLLRYLKERDLVPGSVVALLEREPFGGDFTAKVGQHTVRIAPKAAAQVFVLPFAEPTKQHRQDKKEEE from the coding sequence ATGGAAACACAAAGTCATCTTCCCGGACAGTCGGTAGAGGACTATCTCAAGGCCATCTACAACATGGAATTTGAGGGTCTCTCTGCCAACACGGCCGATTTGGCCTCAAGACTGAACGTGAGCGCGCCCGCCGTCAGCAAGATGCTGCGTCGCCTAACGGAGTTGCAGCTCGTGGAGCACACGCCCTACCATGCCATTCAGCTGACGGAGCGAGGGCGCAAGGTGGCTCTGGAAATTATTCGGCATCATCGTCTTCTCGAACGCTACTTGGTAGATGCCCTTGGCTACAGCTGGGAAGAGGTTCATGCCGAGGCCGAGCGGCTGGAGCACCATATCAGTGAGGATTTCGAATCGCGCATAGATGACCTGCTGGGTCATCCAACAACCTGCCCGCATGGGGCTCCTATTCCCTCACGCAATCTCATGGTAACGCCCTCTACCGGTCGTCCTCTCAGTGAGATGGCGATTCCTGGACGCTATATCGTAGACCAAGTGGTGGATGAGGACCCCGTGCTATTGCGTTATCTCAAAGAGCGCGACCTTGTTCCGGGTTCCGTGGTGGCGCTTTTAGAACGAGAGCCGTTTGGAGGGGACTTCACGGCAAAGGTGGGGCAGCACACGGTGCGAATCGCTCCTAAAGCAGCCGCTCAGGTTTTTGT
- a CDS encoding MFS transporter — protein sequence MSIETETQAETTPQRLSNTVIALGFVSLFMDISTEMAYTQIPRFLTLVLGVPASIVGLIEGLAESVASLFRLVSGYLSDRSGRRKPLTVFGYGSSALAKPLMASVTLWPVALLLRLIDRLGKGIRTAPRDALITEATPMALRGRAFGLHRAMDTIGAVIGPLLGILILNAIRGNLSHQLRTIFLLAGIPGLLAVLTLLLFVHEKPSSTYQKPATALSLPKWSELSPLYRRFLVIVFLFNLGNFSDAFLLLRAQDIGYSATGVMALYALFNVVEVLLDYNIGILGDRIGRRPLVIAGYLVFAVVYLGIGLAPSKAILAVFFVVYGLYYALTQGVQRAFTADFSDPDKLATQIGAYHMVVGIALLPASLIAGALYQYRAFLPFVLGASLACLSALLLANLPSPNTNGG from the coding sequence ATGTCTATCGAAACGGAAACACAAGCTGAAACAACCCCGCAGCGCCTTAGCAACACAGTGATCGCACTCGGATTTGTAAGCCTCTTCATGGATATATCCACCGAGATGGCCTATACGCAGATCCCTCGATTTCTTACCCTTGTGTTGGGCGTACCAGCCTCTATCGTGGGACTTATCGAGGGGCTTGCGGAAAGTGTCGCCAGCCTTTTTCGTCTTGTTTCCGGCTACCTCTCCGATCGTTCTGGGCGGCGCAAGCCGCTCACCGTCTTCGGCTATGGCAGCAGCGCTTTGGCCAAGCCCCTCATGGCGTCGGTTACCCTGTGGCCTGTCGCGCTTTTACTCCGACTTATAGACAGGTTAGGCAAGGGGATTCGCACCGCACCTCGCGATGCCCTCATCACGGAAGCTACCCCAATGGCGCTACGAGGGCGGGCTTTCGGCCTGCATCGTGCCATGGATACCATTGGTGCGGTGATAGGGCCGCTTTTAGGCATTCTTATTTTGAACGCGATAAGAGGCAACCTATCGCACCAGTTACGTACCATCTTCCTTTTGGCCGGCATTCCTGGCCTCCTTGCCGTTCTTACCCTCCTGCTGTTCGTTCATGAAAAGCCCTCCTCTACCTATCAAAAACCGGCAACGGCCCTTTCCCTACCCAAATGGTCGGAGCTAAGCCCGCTCTATCGGCGATTCCTTGTTATCGTCTTTCTCTTCAACCTTGGCAATTTCAGCGACGCTTTTCTCCTGCTGCGTGCTCAAGATATCGGCTACTCGGCTACAGGAGTTATGGCACTTTACGCGCTTTTCAACGTGGTGGAGGTGCTCTTGGACTACAATATCGGCATTCTCGGCGATCGCATTGGGCGCAGACCCCTTGTTATAGCCGGCTACCTTGTTTTCGCGGTGGTCTACTTGGGCATCGGGTTAGCTCCATCCAAGGCCATCCTTGCCGTCTTTTTTGTGGTGTACGGCCTCTACTACGCCCTTACTCAGGGAGTCCAACGCGCCTTTACCGCCGATTTTTCCGACCCAGACAAGTTGGCCACTCAGATAGGAGCCTATCACATGGTGGTAGGGATCGCGCTTTTGCCTGCCAGCCTTATTGCAGGAGCGCTCTATCAATATCGTGCCTTTCTCCCCTTTGTCTTAGGGGCCTCCTTGGCCTGCCTTAGCGCCCTGCTCCTTGCCAACCTGCCCTCTCCAAATACAAACGGAGGGTAG
- a CDS encoding sugar phosphate isomerase/epimerase family protein: protein MPLIGINAWSLPSGLPLHRAFEMAKAAGFDCVEVNLAEEGEVSLQLDERSARRIAEDAARCGIKLLSLSTGLGWKYPIAAPDPTLREKGFEVVRCQLQVAHWLGADTALVVPGVVTPDSPYDVVYRLTLEGLKRLAPEAERFGVHIGVENVWNRFLLSPLEFAQLLDTIAHPYVGAYFDVGNVLAFGYPDQWIRILNKRIRKVHVKDFRTTIGNINGFCNPAQGDVPWERVGIALQEIGYDGPITAEVEGYRTLQTLGLKHIAETLRLLFTPAKGAEV, encoded by the coding sequence ATGCCTCTTATCGGCATCAATGCTTGGTCGTTGCCCTCCGGCCTGCCGCTCCATCGGGCGTTTGAAATGGCCAAAGCGGCCGGGTTCGATTGCGTGGAGGTAAACTTGGCTGAAGAGGGCGAGGTCTCTTTACAGTTAGACGAGCGAAGCGCCCGCCGCATCGCCGAAGATGCGGCGCGATGTGGGATAAAACTCCTTAGCCTTTCGACGGGCCTCGGTTGGAAGTACCCCATCGCCGCACCAGACCCAACCCTCCGTGAGAAGGGCTTCGAGGTGGTACGGTGTCAGCTTCAAGTGGCACACTGGCTTGGTGCCGACACCGCCCTTGTGGTGCCAGGCGTGGTGACTCCCGATTCCCCCTACGATGTCGTCTACCGGCTCACCTTAGAGGGGTTAAAGCGCCTTGCCCCCGAAGCCGAGCGTTTTGGCGTGCATATTGGAGTGGAAAACGTGTGGAATCGCTTTCTGCTGTCACCTCTCGAATTTGCTCAGTTGCTCGACACCATAGCCCACCCCTATGTGGGAGCCTACTTCGATGTAGGCAATGTGCTTGCCTTCGGCTATCCGGATCAGTGGATCCGCATTTTGAACAAACGCATTCGCAAGGTGCATGTAAAGGATTTCCGAACCACTATAGGCAATATCAATGGTTTTTGCAACCCAGCCCAAGGCGATGTGCCTTGGGAGCGGGTAGGCATAGCCCTTCAAGAGATCGGCTACGACGGCCCCATCACTGCAGAGGTAGAAGGCTATCGTACCTTGCAGACGCTGGGGCTAAAACACATCGCGGAAACGCTCCGCCTGCTCTTCACTCCCGCAAAGGGAGCTGAAGTCTAG
- a CDS encoding carbohydrate kinase family protein, whose amino-acid sequence MIDVTCVGVLVADVVGKPIDRFPDRGKLALVERIELHAGGGVSNTGTALARLGISTAAVGKVGKDGFGDFLTHHLAAQGLDVSGIARDAQEATSSTMVLVHSDGERSFLHYLGANAALTLEDIDFQKIQQSRILHIAYAFLLPGLDGHPMVDLLKRSREAGVRTSLDTAWDAKNRWFSLIQSYLPYVDYFVPSWEEARKMAGDRDDPRDVAKFFLDHGVHIVGLKLGERGCYIRSAEGEEVQLPAFKVPAVDALGAGDAWVAGFLAGVVKQLDLERCAWLGNAVGASCVMSLGATSGVRGWEETLELIRQHGGPNFER is encoded by the coding sequence ATGATTGATGTGACCTGTGTAGGGGTGTTAGTTGCCGATGTGGTTGGGAAGCCCATCGATCGCTTCCCTGACAGAGGGAAGTTGGCTTTGGTGGAGCGGATCGAGCTGCACGCTGGAGGCGGGGTCTCCAATACCGGTACCGCGCTTGCGCGCTTAGGCATTTCGACGGCTGCCGTGGGAAAAGTAGGAAAGGACGGTTTTGGCGATTTTTTAACCCATCATCTTGCCGCACAGGGGCTTGATGTGTCGGGGATCGCGCGTGACGCACAGGAGGCCACCTCTTCAACCATGGTTTTGGTGCATAGCGACGGAGAGAGAAGTTTTCTGCACTATTTGGGAGCTAACGCCGCGCTTACTTTGGAGGATATTGATTTTCAAAAGATACAGCAAAGCCGTATCCTGCATATCGCCTATGCGTTTTTGCTGCCGGGGTTAGATGGTCATCCAATGGTAGATCTTCTGAAACGTTCGCGCGAAGCGGGAGTGCGCACGAGCCTCGATACGGCTTGGGACGCCAAGAACCGTTGGTTCTCCCTGATACAATCGTATCTGCCTTATGTAGACTACTTTGTGCCGAGTTGGGAAGAGGCGCGTAAAATGGCGGGAGATCGCGACGACCCACGAGATGTCGCCAAGTTTTTTCTCGATCATGGGGTACATATTGTGGGCTTGAAGTTGGGGGAAAGGGGCTGCTACATACGATCTGCTGAGGGCGAAGAGGTGCAGCTTCCTGCCTTTAAGGTGCCTGCTGTGGACGCACTAGGAGCGGGAGATGCATGGGTGGCCGGCTTTTTAGCCGGCGTGGTAAAACAGCTGGATTTGGAGCGCTGCGCCTGGCTTGGCAACGCGGTGGGGGCTTCTTGCGTAATGTCTCTCGGAGCGACGAGCGGAGTGCGTGGGTGGGAAGAGACCTTAGAGCTGATCCGCCAGCACGGCGGCCCAAACTTCGAGCGCTGA
- a CDS encoding glycosyltransferase: protein MPAESSLRIAMFTPWKAQCGISDYSRHLVEALKALPDVEDVVIVEPPSDAAKLSTWQAVWRRGARRRLYQSLGQQMSRQGIHIAHIQHQYFFFGGVSPLKNRFLDFLQAVRPPVVMTVHELALPQDSSLLRRLALTKVNRVSFLAPNLQRLVVHTEADRVALQNIGCDPDKVIRMPHPVPPAAPMPDAAQAKRVLNLQGKQVLTIFGFISKKKGHFVALEALRQLPPNVVLLLAGGRHPDDRTDYVDQIYRRAEAWNLRDRLVVTDYLPETSIPTVMAATDIALAPYLQTSGSGSLANLLAYGRAIVASNIPPHIEIAASTDPACLHLVTVGNPTALARAVEGLLGDPHGLRMLQEAALRYAKAHPYLQMARNLVTLYRDLLRR, encoded by the coding sequence ATGCCTGCCGAATCGTCACTTCGCATCGCTATGTTCACGCCCTGGAAGGCGCAGTGCGGCATTAGCGATTACAGTCGCCATCTTGTAGAGGCTTTAAAAGCGCTTCCCGACGTGGAGGATGTGGTTATCGTGGAGCCGCCCAGCGATGCCGCTAAGCTCTCCACGTGGCAGGCGGTTTGGCGGCGAGGTGCACGCAGGCGGCTTTACCAATCCCTTGGGCAGCAGATGAGCCGGCAGGGCATCCATATCGCCCATATACAGCATCAGTATTTCTTTTTTGGCGGCGTCTCTCCTTTAAAGAATCGCTTTCTTGACTTCCTCCAGGCGGTTCGCCCTCCCGTTGTCATGACGGTACATGAGCTTGCATTGCCCCAAGATTCCTCCTTGTTGAGAAGGCTTGCACTGACTAAAGTGAACCGAGTCTCCTTTCTCGCACCAAACCTTCAACGCCTCGTGGTTCACACGGAGGCCGATCGCGTGGCGCTACAGAATATCGGGTGCGATCCGGATAAGGTAATACGCATGCCGCATCCCGTTCCTCCGGCCGCACCCATGCCCGATGCAGCGCAGGCTAAACGCGTCTTGAATCTGCAGGGAAAGCAGGTGCTCACCATTTTTGGCTTTATCTCTAAGAAAAAGGGGCATTTCGTGGCTCTGGAGGCGCTGCGTCAGTTGCCTCCCAATGTGGTGCTTCTCCTTGCTGGAGGCAGGCACCCGGACGACCGCACCGACTATGTAGACCAGATTTATCGGCGCGCTGAAGCGTGGAATTTAAGAGACCGCCTTGTAGTTACCGACTATCTGCCTGAGACCTCTATTCCCACTGTTATGGCGGCCACCGACATCGCCCTGGCACCCTACTTACAAACGTCAGGCTCCGGCTCCTTGGCCAATCTGCTTGCCTATGGACGCGCCATTGTGGCCTCTAACATTCCGCCACATATCGAGATCGCCGCCTCCACCGATCCTGCCTGCCTCCATCTCGTTACCGTAGGCAACCCCACGGCGTTGGCGCGAGCCGTGGAGGGACTGCTTGGCGACCCGCATGGCCTGCGGATGCTACAAGAGGCGGCGTTGCGGTATGCAAAAGCTCACCCCTATTTGCAGATGGCCCGCAATTTGGTGACGCTCTACCGGGACCTGCTGCGGAGATGA
- a CDS encoding glycosyltransferase family 4 protein, whose translation MNNRVGIDGRTLTGPFTGDRSYWRGLLSAIAPLAPDLQFYVYSHRPFPAGVLPPASNLVLRVIPSRNERFWSLFTLPACARNDRCALLHVQYSVPFGCSCPVITTVHDISFRLHPEWFPWKHRLLLNIGVALAIRRATKVITVSETSRQDILRLYQCPPDRVVAIPNAISPLFFQPIAVTEAQRLVQEKYGVSTPFVLAVGVLQPRKNIETLAAAFGIAHARYGKPLALVLVGKQGWGVQEETIRARVAQYGGASAADSLVFTGYVPDEDLPFLYTACTVFAYPSLYEGFGIPPLEAMACGAPTLVAHAPPMPEVVDEAALLISPKNPWAWADALLAVLQDADLRDRLREKGPIRARCFSWEESARRTLVLYRQILATASSLA comes from the coding sequence GTGAACAACCGTGTTGGCATAGATGGCCGAACCCTCACCGGCCCCTTTACGGGCGACCGCTCCTATTGGCGTGGCCTGCTCTCGGCCATCGCGCCGCTAGCTCCTGACCTTCAGTTTTATGTTTACAGCCATCGTCCGTTTCCTGCAGGTGTGCTCCCTCCTGCATCAAACCTTGTTTTGCGCGTGATCCCTTCCCGTAACGAGCGATTTTGGAGCCTGTTCACACTGCCGGCCTGCGCCCGAAATGACCGTTGTGCCCTGCTCCATGTGCAGTATAGCGTGCCTTTTGGCTGTTCCTGCCCGGTGATTACCACGGTGCACGATATCTCTTTCCGTCTCCACCCAGAATGGTTTCCATGGAAGCATCGCCTCCTGCTCAACATCGGGGTAGCGCTCGCTATAAGGCGCGCAACGAAAGTGATTACGGTATCTGAGACATCACGTCAGGACATCTTGCGTCTATACCAATGCCCTCCCGATCGGGTGGTGGCTATTCCCAATGCCATCTCCCCCCTCTTTTTTCAGCCTATTGCCGTTACAGAGGCGCAGCGTTTGGTGCAAGAAAAGTACGGGGTCTCCACCCCCTTCGTGCTTGCCGTGGGGGTTTTACAGCCAAGAAAGAATATCGAGACGCTTGCGGCCGCCTTTGGAATCGCCCATGCGAGATACGGCAAGCCCCTTGCCCTCGTGCTGGTGGGTAAGCAAGGATGGGGAGTTCAAGAGGAGACGATTCGCGCACGAGTGGCTCAATATGGCGGCGCCAGCGCTGCCGATTCCCTTGTGTTTACGGGTTATGTGCCGGATGAGGACTTGCCTTTCCTCTATACGGCCTGCACCGTTTTCGCCTATCCATCGCTTTATGAAGGCTTTGGCATCCCGCCACTCGAGGCCATGGCGTGCGGGGCACCGACTCTCGTGGCGCACGCGCCTCCCATGCCCGAGGTGGTGGATGAGGCAGCGCTCCTTATCTCTCCTAAAAATCCATGGGCATGGGCGGATGCTCTGCTTGCAGTGCTACAGGATGCAGACCTGCGAGATAGGCTGAGAGAAAAAGGGCCGATTCGCGCACGTTGTTTCTCCTGGGAAGAGAGTGCGCGTCGCACCTTGGTGCTCTATCGGCAGATACTCGCCACCGCATCTTCCTTAGCCTAG
- a CDS encoding flagellar hook-basal body protein, with amino-acid sequence MERGLYAAASAMVAQQTIQDVIAQNVANATTVGYKQDVPTFRSLTALELERLNGNSSQGVPIGELGTGVMPDRIYTDWSVGPIEQTGNPLDASLGQGLFFAVSTPAGERYTRAGNFRLDGQGNLYTAAGFPVLDDRGQPINVGRGPNVAIDRMGNVTVNNKPVARLRIVRIDPNFLQKQGDSLFALVGGPAPVQVNNPQVLPGTLEQSNVNVVTGLVDLIVVQRNYEMAQKAILTQDELLKQTTNNVGSVS; translated from the coding sequence ATGGAACGTGGGCTTTATGCCGCCGCTTCCGCCATGGTCGCTCAACAGACCATTCAAGACGTAATCGCGCAAAACGTTGCCAATGCGACGACGGTGGGTTATAAGCAGGACGTGCCCACTTTTCGTTCGCTCACGGCTTTGGAGCTTGAGCGTCTGAACGGAAATAGCTCCCAAGGGGTGCCCATCGGAGAGCTTGGAACGGGAGTGATGCCCGACCGGATCTATACGGACTGGAGCGTTGGCCCTATCGAGCAGACAGGCAATCCCTTGGATGCGAGCCTGGGTCAGGGGCTTTTCTTTGCGGTGAGCACTCCAGCCGGAGAACGCTACACGCGAGCTGGCAACTTCCGCTTAGATGGCCAAGGCAATCTCTATACGGCGGCCGGCTTTCCTGTGCTCGACGATCGGGGACAGCCGATCAACGTGGGACGCGGGCCGAACGTAGCGATTGACCGCATGGGCAATGTTACGGTGAACAACAAGCCGGTGGCGCGCTTACGCATTGTGCGCATTGACCCCAACTTTCTACAAAAGCAGGGCGATTCGCTTTTCGCCCTTGTCGGCGGCCCGGCGCCTGTTCAAGTAAATAACCCACAGGTGCTGCCAGGAACCCTGGAGCAATCCAACGTCAACGTGGTAACGGGTTTGGTGGACCTCATTGTTGTACAGCGCAACTACGAGATGGCTCAGAAGGCCATTCTCACCCAAGATGAGCTGTTAAAGCAGACCACCAATAATGTGGGCAGTGTTTCTTAG
- the flgG gene encoding flagellar basal-body rod protein FlgG, which produces MDRALFTAATGLAAQQLSLDVIANNLANVSTVGFKASRVDFEDLIYQTPQEPGTQTGPNSMLPTGQQIGLGVSSGTTTTVNTQGTFQQTGRQYDLAIQGNGYFKILMPDGTTAYTRAGNFSVDGTGKLVTPDGYALQPEIVIPPDAVSFSVSPDGQVSVRRAGQQQPTVVGQLQLTTFVNPAGLRAMGGNLFMPTPASGPAVDSTPGTQGAGTLQQGVIESSNVDIVSEMVRMIILQRAYETNSKVIQSADSMLGIANSIKQG; this is translated from the coding sequence ATGGATCGCGCGCTTTTTACCGCCGCAACAGGGCTTGCGGCACAACAGCTTAGTCTCGACGTCATCGCCAACAACCTTGCCAACGTCAGCACGGTAGGCTTTAAGGCCAGCCGAGTGGACTTCGAGGACCTTATCTACCAAACCCCCCAGGAGCCAGGAACGCAGACCGGCCCGAACTCCATGCTGCCCACTGGTCAGCAGATAGGGCTTGGTGTCTCTTCTGGAACCACCACGACGGTAAATACACAAGGCACGTTCCAGCAGACAGGCCGGCAATACGACCTGGCCATCCAGGGAAACGGATACTTCAAAATTCTTATGCCAGATGGAACAACCGCCTACACCCGAGCGGGCAACTTCTCAGTGGACGGAACGGGCAAATTGGTTACACCAGATGGCTATGCGTTACAGCCGGAGATCGTGATACCGCCCGATGCGGTCTCCTTCTCTGTTAGCCCCGATGGGCAGGTAAGTGTACGACGCGCCGGCCAGCAGCAGCCCACCGTTGTGGGGCAGCTTCAGCTCACTACATTTGTGAACCCGGCCGGCCTCCGTGCGATGGGCGGCAACCTCTTCATGCCCACGCCGGCCTCTGGCCCAGCGGTAGACAGCACACCGGGAACACAGGGGGCGGGCACACTGCAACAAGGGGTCATCGAATCGTCCAACGTGGATATCGTCTCCGAGATGGTGCGGATGATCATTCTGCAACGGGCTTACGAGACAAACTCGAAGGTCATTCAATCCGCCGACAGCATGCTCGGCATTGCAAACTCTATCAAGCAGGGCTAG
- the flgA gene encoding flagellar basal body P-ring formation chaperone FlgA produces MKRCTFFLGLWLVCGFHSTGYAAKKPDKSAPTGVTIVAKAESVVSGSLIHVGDIATIQGGSPTLQQAIAAVVVGVAPLPGLSRSIMAGDILVHLREAQLASPSIHIKAPTMILVRRAANNVAANQIVQVALAAAQKAVQGIAGAVIVPDPVEGNMVLPTGQLQIVAGQVGGDPGLGTLFVPVNLYVDDKLVQATTVTFHVHRRLQALVANRTLEPRDILQPDDVSLVTVDLPPGFNDPITDAKEAIGKRATRRILAGAPIPASALEVPPVVQAGNIITVLYVVGQARITAYGTAQQSARIGDTIHVYITSTHKIIDAVVLDAHTAEVMNN; encoded by the coding sequence ATGAAGCGATGCACGTTCTTTCTGGGCCTTTGGCTCGTGTGCGGATTTCATAGCACGGGATATGCTGCCAAAAAGCCTGACAAGTCCGCGCCCACGGGAGTCACCATCGTTGCCAAAGCAGAAAGTGTTGTGAGCGGCAGCCTTATTCACGTGGGTGACATCGCCACCATTCAAGGCGGAAGCCCTACGTTACAGCAGGCCATCGCTGCCGTTGTCGTTGGAGTAGCACCGCTTCCTGGACTGTCGCGCTCGATCATGGCGGGCGATATATTAGTTCATCTGCGTGAAGCGCAGTTGGCCAGTCCTTCCATCCACATCAAAGCGCCAACCATGATTTTGGTGCGACGTGCCGCCAACAATGTGGCGGCCAACCAGATCGTGCAGGTCGCTTTAGCCGCCGCGCAAAAGGCTGTTCAGGGCATTGCAGGGGCCGTGATCGTGCCCGATCCTGTGGAAGGGAATATGGTGCTGCCAACAGGGCAGCTTCAGATAGTCGCCGGCCAGGTAGGCGGCGACCCTGGCCTCGGAACGCTCTTCGTGCCCGTTAACCTTTATGTGGACGACAAACTCGTGCAGGCCACCACCGTGACGTTTCATGTTCATCGAAGGTTGCAGGCCCTGGTGGCGAATCGAACGCTTGAACCGCGGGATATCCTGCAACCCGACGATGTTTCGCTGGTGACCGTAGACCTCCCTCCTGGTTTTAACGACCCCATCACCGACGCCAAGGAGGCGATAGGAAAGCGGGCCACACGCCGCATTTTGGCCGGCGCGCCCATCCCAGCATCCGCTCTGGAGGTGCCGCCGGTAGTGCAGGCTGGAAATATCATCACCGTGCTATACGTTGTGGGGCAGGCGCGCATTACCGCCTATGGCACCGCACAACAGTCGGCACGAATAGGCGATACCATCCACGTCTACATCACCTCAACTCATAAGATCATTGATGCGGTTGTGCTAGATGCGCATACCGCGGAGGTGATGAACAACTGA
- a CDS encoding flagellar basal body L-ring protein FlgH — protein MRRSFRCFLAFAIFVLGLSLAAPRVKAQSLFPVKEANEELKGSSSASAASLFSDLRAHNVGDVLTITVAESTTAQTTASTKASQTDSVDAFGGTGLIHNFFRSLALSASNSRNATGDGTTSRSGTFVTTLSVRVKKVLPNGTLLVEGSRVMKINKETQKITFTGIVRPEDIGPDNTVPSSLVADVKVAYDGKGIVGDTQHEGILTRIFRFLF, from the coding sequence ATGCGACGAAGCTTTCGGTGCTTTTTGGCTTTTGCTATTTTCGTGTTGGGACTGTCGCTAGCAGCCCCTCGAGTAAAGGCGCAGTCGCTCTTCCCAGTAAAAGAAGCCAACGAGGAGCTTAAAGGAAGCAGCAGTGCCTCCGCCGCCTCTCTTTTCAGCGACCTTCGTGCCCACAACGTTGGCGATGTCCTCACCATCACGGTAGCGGAGAGCACAACGGCCCAAACCACGGCGAGCACCAAGGCCTCACAAACCGATTCGGTAGATGCTTTTGGTGGGACAGGGCTTATCCACAACTTTTTCCGTAGCTTGGCTCTCTCGGCCTCGAACTCGCGTAACGCCACAGGCGATGGCACCACATCGCGCTCCGGCACGTTTGTAACGACGCTGTCGGTGCGCGTAAAGAAGGTGCTCCCGAACGGGACACTGCTTGTGGAGGGCTCCCGCGTGATGAAAATCAACAAAGAGACTCAGAAGATCACCTTTACAGGCATCGTACGTCCAGAGGACATTGGGCCTGACAATACGGTGCCTTCAAGCCTAGTAGCCGATGTAAAGGTTGCCTACGATGGTAAAGGGATCGTGGGGGATACCCAGCATGAAGGCATTCTTACACGCATCTTTCGCTTCCTCTTTTAG
- a CDS encoding flagellar basal body P-ring protein FlgI has product MARLIVLWVAGVMAFGLCTAAWADAPPSNAPAQNTLKPSAPTSAPAEATANAGFVPINGLTRVKDIANLQGVRGNQLIGYGLVVGLEGTGDGQTTQFTQASLVNMLRRFGIDVPASTVMVKNVAAVMVTADLPPFVKPGSRIDVVVSSMGDAKSLQGGTLLQTPLRAANGQIYAVAQGPISIGGFNYEAGGSKVQKNDVNVGRIPGGAYVEQAVPMSLSQDGTTLEFTLQSPDFTTASRMANAIRQQLNVSTLAEDGATVEVVVPNQWRQNLVGFISKVEEVTLTPDVVARIVVDERTGTVVIGGNVRLGTGAVAHGDINVEVSNTPVVVPPPPFSVNPPPATVVPLKSTQATEHGGQLAVIPQTTTVDQLVHALNALGVTPRDLIAILQGMRAAGMIQAEIDIQ; this is encoded by the coding sequence ATGGCACGACTTATCGTTCTATGGGTTGCTGGGGTAATGGCATTTGGGCTTTGTACCGCCGCCTGGGCCGATGCACCGCCCTCCAACGCTCCCGCTCAAAATACCTTGAAGCCCTCAGCGCCTACGTCCGCCCCCGCAGAGGCAACGGCCAACGCCGGTTTCGTTCCTATCAACGGGCTGACACGGGTGAAAGATATCGCGAACCTACAGGGGGTACGAGGAAACCAGCTCATCGGCTACGGTCTTGTCGTGGGGCTGGAAGGCACCGGCGACGGACAGACCACCCAGTTTACGCAAGCCTCGCTGGTAAATATGCTGCGACGCTTTGGAATCGATGTGCCTGCCTCGACCGTAATGGTCAAAAATGTGGCGGCCGTTATGGTGACAGCCGACTTGCCTCCTTTCGTGAAGCCGGGTAGCCGCATTGATGTGGTGGTCTCCTCGATGGGCGACGCCAAATCGCTACAGGGGGGCACGCTTCTACAGACGCCCCTGCGTGCCGCCAACGGCCAAATCTACGCGGTAGCGCAAGGCCCTATTTCCATCGGGGGCTTTAACTATGAGGCGGGCGGCTCCAAAGTGCAGAAGAACGATGTCAACGTGGGGCGCATACCCGGAGGAGCCTATGTAGAGCAGGCCGTGCCGATGTCGCTAAGCCAAGATGGCACCACATTGGAGTTCACCCTGCAATCGCCAGACTTTACGACGGCAAGCCGTATGGCCAACGCCATTCGCCAGCAGCTCAATGTAAGCACATTAGCGGAGGATGGTGCCACCGTGGAGGTGGTGGTACCGAACCAATGGCGGCAGAACCTCGTGGGCTTCATCTCCAAAGTGGAAGAGGTGACCCTCACGCCGGATGTGGTGGCGCGAATCGTGGTGGATGAGCGCACCGGTACGGTGGTGATAGGTGGCAATGTGCGGCTTGGCACCGGGGCTGTGGCGCACGGCGATATCAATGTAGAGGTGAGCAATACGCCTGTGGTGGTGCCGCCCCCTCCCTTTTCGGTCAACCCACCGCCAGCTACCGTGGTGCCGTTGAAGAGCACCCAAGCCACCGAGCATGGTGGGCAGCTCGCCGTTATTCCGCAAACAACAACGGTAGACCAGCTCGTGCATGCCCTCAATGCGCTAGGAGTGACTCCGCGCGACCTCATCGCCATTCTCCAAGGCATGCGTGCGGCCGGCATGATCCAGGCCGAGATAGATATTCAGTAA